The sequence GGTACTCTTCCATGAAGTTCCCTCCAAAAGGGAAAATAAAAGAGTTGGGCCATCACTGACCCTCTTTTCCTATCTTGTAGAGCCATCCGAGCAGTCCAAGGAGAATGAGGGCCCCAAGGACGTTGCCGGCGGTCGTGGTGGATACTGAGGGTGCCACATCGCCTATGATGAGCGCGGCGAACACTATTCCCATGAGGGCCTCTCCGGTTATCAGACCTGCCGCTCCGAGGACTCCTGGGTCGGTGAGGCCCTCGCCCTTGGCGCCCTTGGCCTTGTCAACGAAGTACCTAACGATACCTCCGAGGAATATCGGGACGCCAAGTGAAAGCGGCAGGTATATACCGACTGCGACGGGCATGACCGGGGTCCTAAACTTGGAACCCTTCATGGCTAGTATCTCGTCGAGGATTATGAGGGCTATAGCGATTCCTGCACCAATGAAGACCATGTTCCACGGCAGGTTGCCCTCAAAGACACCCTGGGTGACCTTCGCCATTAGGAAGGCCTGGGGAGCAGCGAGAGCTCCTTCCTTGGCAGTGGCTGTTCCTGCTATTCCGTACGCCTCTATTAGGAGGTTGAGGACTGGAGCCATAACGAGAGCCGCCGCAAACACGCCGATGATTTCAAAGACCTGCTGCCTCTTAGGTGTTGCACCGACGAGGTAACCGGTGGCGAGGTCCTGCATGGTGTCTCCGGCTATTGCCGCTGCGGTACACACGACTGCCGCGACGAGTATGGTGGCGACGGCGCCTTCAGTGCCGGTGAGGCCAAGGGCCTTGAGGATGAGGGCCGTGAAGAGGAGGCTCATAATGGTTATTCCCGAGACCGGGTTGTTTGATGAACCGACGATACCCGCGAGGTAACCTGCTATCGCGCTTCCGAAGAAGCCCAGTATGAGCATGAGCACTGCCATCACTGCAGCGTGGAGGACGCTGTCGAGCACGTGCATGTACAGGAGGAAGAGCGGGACAACGAAGGCGACTATGAGGACTATCACGTAGTTAAGCGGCATGTCTTCCTCTGTCCTCAGGACGGTGCCTCCGGCCTGCCTGTGCTTGGCGGCTTCGAGACCTGCCTTGATACCTCTGCTTATCGGCCCCCTGAGCTTGATAAGGCTCCAGAGGCCACCAACGACCATCGCACCTACTCCCATGTATCTGATTTGGGAGCTCCAGATAGTTCCTGCTAGCTCAACGGCACTGAGGCCCTCGGGATTACCGTGAGAGGCGGCATAGATGGGAATAGCTATGAACCATGCTATCGCACCACCAAGAAAGACGAGGAAGGCTATGTTGAGCCCAACGATGTAACCGACGCTTATCAGAGCGGCGGAGAGGTCGCTTCCAAGGTAGAAGACCCTCTTGCCGATGAACTTCGCGCCTTCAAGGGTTCCCTTCCACACGCCGATGCTTCCAAGGAGCTTGTAAAACGCGCCAAGTATTCCGCCTATGAATATCGGCTTTGCGTGGCTTCCACCTTTGTCACCAGCTATGAGGACTTCCGCACAGGCCGTTCCCTCTGGATAGGGGAGCCTTTCCTCAACGATGAAGGCCCTCCTGAGGACGATTGTGAAGAGCGCACCGAGGGAACCGCCAAGGGCCGCTATCACTGTGACCAGGTAGTACGGGAAGGTCGTGTAGTACTCGAGAACGACCAGCGCCGGGAACGTGAAGATGACTCCCGCGGCAAGGGATTCACCCGCTGAAGCCGCTGTCTGCACCATGTTGTTTTCGAGGATGTTCTTGTCCTTGA is a genomic window of Thermococcus guaymasensis DSM 11113 containing:
- a CDS encoding OPT family oligopeptide transporter, which gives rise to MEFKPYIPPEKSLPEYTVKAFVLGVVLSIIMGAANAYLGMYAGMTVSASIPAAVISMAILLAFKDKNILENNMVQTAASAGESLAAGVIFTFPALVVLEYYTTFPYYLVTVIAALGGSLGALFTIVLRRAFIVEERLPYPEGTACAEVLIAGDKGGSHAKPIFIGGILGAFYKLLGSIGVWKGTLEGAKFIGKRVFYLGSDLSAALISVGYIVGLNIAFLVFLGGAIAWFIAIPIYAASHGNPEGLSAVELAGTIWSSQIRYMGVGAMVVGGLWSLIKLRGPISRGIKAGLEAAKHRQAGGTVLRTEEDMPLNYVIVLIVAFVVPLFLLYMHVLDSVLHAAVMAVLMLILGFFGSAIAGYLAGIVGSSNNPVSGITIMSLLFTALILKALGLTGTEGAVATILVAAVVCTAAAIAGDTMQDLATGYLVGATPKRQQVFEIIGVFAAALVMAPVLNLLIEAYGIAGTATAKEGALAAPQAFLMAKVTQGVFEGNLPWNMVFIGAGIAIALIILDEILAMKGSKFRTPVMPVAVGIYLPLSLGVPIFLGGIVRYFVDKAKGAKGEGLTDPGVLGAAGLITGEALMGIVFAALIIGDVAPSVSTTTAGNVLGALILLGLLGWLYKIGKEGQ